A window from Theropithecus gelada isolate Dixy chromosome 1, Tgel_1.0, whole genome shotgun sequence encodes these proteins:
- the MATN1 gene encoding cartilage matrix protein, giving the protein MRVLSGTSLVLCSLLLLQAPCSPGLVPQSRGHLCRTRPTDLVFVVDSSRSVRPVEFEKVKVFLSQVIESLDVGPNATRVGMVNYASTVKQEFSLRAHVSKAALLQAVRRIQPLSTGTMTGLAIQFAITKALSDAEGGRSRSPDISKVVIVVTDGRPQDSVQDVSARARASGVELFAIGVGRVDKATLRQIASEPQDEHVDYVESYSVIEKLSRKFQEAFCVVSDLCATGDHDCEQVCISSPGSYTCACREGFTLNSDGKTCNVCSGGGGSLATDLVFLIDGSKSVRPENFELVKKFINQIVDTLDVSDKLAQVGLVQYSSSVRQEFPLGRFHTKKDIKAAVRNMSYMEKGTMTGAALKYLIDNSFTVSSGARPGAQKVGIVFTDGRSQDYINDAAKKAKDLGFKMFAVGVGNAVEDELREIASEPVAEHYFYTADFKTINQIGKKLQKKICVEEDPCACESLVTFQAKVEGLLQALTRKLEAVSKRLAILENTVV; this is encoded by the exons ATGAGAGTCCTCTCTGGCACTAGCCTCGTGCTCTGCAGCCTGCTGCTGCTCCAGGCCCCGTGCAGCCCCGGCCTCGTTCCCCAGTCCAGAG GCCATCTCTGCCGGACGCGGCCCACGGACCTGGTGTTTGTAGTCGACAGCTCCCGCAGTGTGCGGCCTGTAGAATTTGAGAAGGTGAAGGTATTCCTGTCCCAGGTCATCGAGTCGCTGGACGTGGGGCCCAATGCCACCCGGGTGGGCATGGTCAACTATGCCAGCACCGTGAAGCAGGAGTTCTCTCTGCGGGCTCACGTTTCCAAGGCCGCCCTGCTGCAGGCTGTGCGCCGCATCCAGCCACTGTCCACAGGCACCATGACTGGCCTGGCCATCCAGTTCGCCATCACCAAAGCCCTCAGCGATGCAGAGGGTGGCCGTTCCAGGTCCCCTGACATCAGCAAG GTGGTCATCGTGGTGACAGACGGGAGGCCCCAGGACAGCGTGCAGGACGTGTCTGCGCGGGCCCGGGCCAGCGGCGTCGAGCTGTTCGCCATCGGAGTGGGCCGCGTGGACAAGGCCACGCTGCGGCAGATCGCCAGCGAGCCGCAGGACGAGCACGTCGACTACGTGGAGAGCTACAGCGTCATCGAGAAGCTCTCCAGGAAGTTCCAGGAGGCCTTCTGCG TGGTGTCAGACCTGTGCGCCACAGGGGACCATGACTGTGAGCAGGTGTGCATCAGCTCCCCAGGTTCCTACACCTGTGCCTGCCGTGAGGGCTTCACTCTGAACAGCGACGGCAAGACCTGCAATG TctgcagtggtggtggtggcagcttGGCCACTGACCTGGTCTTCCTCATCGATGGATCCAAGAGTGTGAGGCCAGAGAACTTTGAGCTGGTAAAGAAGTTCATCAATCAGATCGTGGATACGCTGGATGTGTCAGACAAGCTGGCCCAGGTGGGGCTGGTGCAGTACTCAAGTTCTGTGCGCCAGGAGTTCCCCCTGGGTCGCTTCCACACCAAGAAGGACATCAAGGCGGCTGTGCGGAATATGTCCTACATGGAGAAGGGCACAATGACTGGGGCTGCTCTCAAGTACCTCATTGACAATTCCTTCACTGTGTCCAGTGGGGCTAGGCCTGGGGCCCAGAAGGTGGGCATTGTCTTCACTGATGGCCGGAGCCAGGACTACATTAATGATGCTGCCAAGAAGGCCAAAGACCTCG GCTTTAAGATGTTTGCTGTGGGTGTGGGCAATGCTGTGGAGGATGAGCTGAGGGAAATAGCCTCGGAGCCTGTGGCAGAGCACTACTTCTACACGGCTGACTTCAAGACCATCAACCAGATAGGCAAGAAGTTGCAGAAGAAGATCTGTGTGG AGGAAGATCCGTGTGCCTGTGAGTCCCTGGTGACATTCCAGGCCAAAGTGGAGGGGCTGCTGCAGGCCCTGACCAGGAAAC